Part of the Rhizoctonia solani chromosome 2, complete sequence genome is shown below.
TAAATCAAAGGGGAATTGAGATCTCCGGCCTACAGGATggaattgacttggggattcaCTCGCCTAACTCCGGCACAGAAAGCACGCCAACAGCGGTCTGGATAAAATGTGTAGCCGCAAGCTCTGTATCGCTTATGCAAGCGAGAATGTCTTCCTCGGTTGGGGTACGGCGGACCGGAGGACCAAGCTGGTACGTATCAGGCTGCTTGTGTTCATTCTTTTTCTACTTATTATTGTCATTAAACAGTTTCTCGGTGACAACAATATTACTCCCGGTAGCCATCACTCCGCAGAGCAGCCTAGCTGCTCAGGTATACTTTAATCCTCGAGGTCAACGCGGCCAATTCGAGGACCGAATAGAATTTGTATTCAAGGACCAAGGTGGAACTTTTGTGATAACTCGACCGGTCAGGGCGATCGCAGGTACTGATGATTTGGTTGCTCTGGCACCAATTGCCCCCTATCAACGCGCTCGCCGAGCCCGAGAGAGAGACATATACCAGGAGATTATCAATATCGAGAGAGATGATGCGATTGTACCTCAAGTAACATACAAGCGCAGATTGAAAGTTGAAGGGATTCCTGAAGATATGAGAGCTCTCCTTGGTCGAGGACGTATCGAGAACCAAATTCAAGCTTTCAAAGAACGATATCTTCCAGAAATATTAGATATCGATACGTTTCAACAGCACTGGTCTAACCTTGTGCACGCAGAGCACATTCAAGCCGAGTAGGTGATATTACTCTATATTTGCACGCGGATACCCAGTTTACTTGCAGGATCGACCTTAAGGAGTTTGATATGGATGACATTACTCTACAACGGACAAACAATTCATATCGGTGAGTGATGCAAACTTCATTACCATTAGAACTGGGATCCTGGTTAACTCTGCTTCTAGATTGACGGTACCGGGTCTATCGGAAAAAAGGTGAGAGATTCAGATTTTTCAGGACTTCGCGCTTGACGAAATAACCGGATCTACAGACCTTCTGTCATAGTGGGCGACAGGATTAAACTTCATCCGCACAGTGAACCAGAGAAAGTTTGGTATATGGGAATCGTGCGCGAAATAGAAACAACAACAGTTCTAGTCGCATTCGACAGAAGGTTTCCTCACGCACCTGGCGCTCTGTATGATGTTCAGTTTGTCCTCAATCCTGTCCCATTCCAGCGAATGATTCAAGCGTTGAATGTAACTCCGAAGCGACCAGAAATCTTGTTCCCACGGGTGGAAGATGCCACAGCTTCATCAATTGCAGCCCAGAATTTAGAAGAGCCCGAAATCGAGCTATATAATCATATTATTGGTTCGAATGATGAACAATACAATGCGGTTGCCAAGGTGGTTGGACTACCGCCAGGGAGCCTGCCTTTCATTGTTTTTGGACCGTGAGTTTACCCGACCATCCTCTTGAAACCTCAACCAAATCGTTTAAATTATTTCTTTTTACTAGTCCTGGGACAGGCAAGACTGTCACAATTGTTGAGTGTATCTCTCAGTTACTCAATGACGAGAACGTTCGAGTCCTGGCATGCGCTCCCAGCAATTCCGCCAGCGACTTGCTTGCTCAGCGGTTGATTTACCTACGAGGACTCCAGACAAATGAATTACTGCGTTTGAACGCACTGTGGCGCCCCCGTGTAACCCTCCCTGAAGATCTGGTTGAATATTCACTTATAAATGCTACCGGGAACAGCTTCCGAGCCCCGACCCTAGAACAACTGAGGCCATATCGTGTAATCGTCACCACCTGCTCAACGGCTGCCTTGCTTTATGGACTTGGAGTAGATTCAGGATAttttacgcatatatttattGATGAAGCTGGCCAGGGGTCTGAGCCCGAAGTTATGATTCCTATCTTGACGATGTCAAGACTGGACACTAACGTTGTTCTGAGCGGCGACGTAGGTTACTTGTTTGCGCTGGGCATGGGTTATTGCTAATAAAATGATATACTATAGCCGAAGCAGCTGGGGCCTGTTATTCGCTCACCTGTTGCGAGAACATTGGGGATGAATGTTAGCTACCTTGATAGACTCATGGAGTCTCCAACCTATGACGAAGTCACTATGAGAGGGATATCGTGAGTAATATCCGATATTATGCGAAATACACCCAGGGTTAGCTAACCTATATTCTCCTTCAAAAGCGTCGTGAAGTTGCTTCAGAATTTCCGCAGCCACGAGAGAATTATATCGTTTCCCAATGAAGAGTTCTATCGAAACGAACTCGTTGCTCATGCTCCGGCCAGTGTTGCTGATAGTCTTCTGAGCTGGAATGGCCTTGCCTCTCCAGATTTCCCTGTTGTTTTTGAAGCTGTGAGAGGTGAGCGGTCTTCAAGCTGATTAATGACAGTTAATTACTTTATGCTTATTCCGTTCTGCCAGGGGAGGATATGCAAGAAGAAAAGTCGCCTTCCTATTTTAATCCTCACGAAGCTTCGTTAGTAAAGGAATATGTGCAAGGACTTCTTCCTTTTATTGGTGAGTTTTCATGAACCCGGTTTGAGGTCTGGAGACTTATTTATTCACTCAAAATTCAAAGCCTCGTCCAGAAACATTGGTATTGTAACTCCTTACAAGGCGCAAGTCCGTAAGATTCGAAAGTTGCTCAAGGACAACGACATTGCCGATATTGATATAGGCAGCGTTGAACAATTTCAAGGACAAGTGAGTATAGCTTTGTGAGCCTGACAAATGGGAATAAACTCTTTCTCCCCAAAGGAACGGCAAGTCATCATTGTATCCACTGTTCGAAGCAACAAGGACCTATTGTCGTTTGATTTGAAGCATACGCTTGGGTTCGTTTCGAATCCTAAGCGCCTGAACGGTATGTATTCCACTTGTGCGTAAGGTCCATAATTTCAATATAATACATACAGTCGCTATCACACGGGCACAATCGCTTTTGGTCGTAATAGGAGACCCGCTCGTCCTCGGGCTGGATGCTTTATGGCGCCGATTCATGTATTTCGTGTATCGCTCGGGAGGATGGAAAGGAGCCCCGTTCCCTTGGAGCCCCGACGCAGATCCCGATGATGATCCCGCAACATTTGATGCAGCCGAGAGAGACCTCCGAGACCTCTTGAGGCGGGCTACCGAGGTTGGCAGTCCCAGTGAGCTTGACCCAATCGGCACGGGAAATGAATGAGCGCAGAGAATACGCGTAACGTATCTTACGAATTCACTTGTATAACGAATTTAAAAAATGCTATATTTGTATTGAGAATTTGAGATCGGGCGGGGGAACGATTGTACTCGCCAGGCACGCAAGATCCAAGTGACGTATGCATTGTTTAAATTTGGACTCTTCCCACATGATATTGATCTTCATCTCAACCAGCTCTATCCTATCAAGGCACTGCCATTGAAGAAAACGAACTCGAAGGATGTCTTGCTACGAGAACCGGATTGTTCCAGCCGGGATCAACGACCAATGCGATAGACAGGAATCACAGGATAGATGTGGTAGCTTGACGTCACTTATTTGCAATTTACCCTGGATGTGAGTCTGGAACTCTGTCTCTGGTCCAACTTCCACGACCATCTCAGGTAGTATGCTGGCCTCTCGAGACCTGCTCCGACATGTTCCTCTGATTTCGTTCTTGGATGCATACCCCGAACCTGCGTTTATTCTATGTACAAATACTCTGCCGCATTCGTCGTTGGAGTTTATGTATGGAAATCATGCACTTCACTCTATTTTATTCGGCCACGATGATACCGCTGTGCTGGATGACCAGGGCTTTTTTTCGGCGTTAATATCTGATCAAGATGTTTTCTGGTTGGGTGATCCATTTGGGAGTCGTTCACCTATCACTCCTCACCCATCGCGCACCGTGGCTGGAGATTCACGCAAAATCACTATTCGCCCGGATTGGCTTCCTCGAGATCATACACCTCTTGACCTGGAATTGACTCCAACGCCTATAGATTTGCCTGTGATTATACCTGGGGTTGGTAGTACTACACATTCATATGTATTCATTGCATCTCCTCGAAGAGCGCCAATGAACCTCTTACGATCTGAGGCACATACCGAACTTCAACTCCGTCGAGATCCGGGTCTGCGGCTAAATGACTTCCCACCACTCCCATCGTCCTCAGGGACACGTATTCGGTCAAGGCAGAGCAAGTCCGAGTCCACGTCCTGGGTGTCACAGCCGATACCATACGTGGGTGTAGCCGACCTCCCTTCGCGAATGATAGAAACATTTCCTTGGGAAAAAACTTCTCTAGGGCCGAGAGAATCCTGGCCGATGACACTCAAACTAATGATCCAGTACCTCATGGAGAAACCTATCCCTGTGAGCACAATTGCATTTTATGTACGTTTCAAAACGATCTCATAGGTGCCGCAGAGTTGTATCTTCTGGAGTTGGCCCGAGTAAGTCGTTCTCGGCAGTGTAGATTTATCTAAATTTGCGAAGTCAAGTGATGATCTATAACGATACATACGCCAAAATGATTGGTTCAAAACATCCGGGATCCTTCGGTCAGGTCGGAAGAATTGCAGTGAGTTTTTTTGCTTCGTATTTTAATTGATCTTGTTATTCATTGCTTTGGTAGTGGGGAGAGCTATGGGATATGCTGATACCTGTGTCTGAACAATGTCGCAGGGGAAAATCTACGCGTAAAAACGATGGTGGCTTTGCTCTGGTTGTACCTGTTAGCCACCCTTCTGACCTCTGCGCTAGACCAATTATTTTTCAATTCGCTGACCGAACTCCACCTACCAGAAGAGGTATATCAGTAAGTTTTTCCAAGGGTTGCTCTGTGAGCTCGTTCCGAGACAATCCCACTACAGTACTTGGCATTGGACCCCAATTTGGCAGGAGGATGGTACAATCGGGGGTGTCTGGAATAGCACATTGGAAACCACGCAAAAGGTTATCGCCGAACGGCGTTTAAGTGGCATCTCTGAATTATCCGCCAGAATGTCCGACGCTAGGACCCAGGAGCAATTTGGAGAACGCACGATGGAAGTTTTATCGAGGAATCCCATTGAGTGAGACTTTGTCACGTTCTCCCTTGGATTTGTCGCTAACCATAGATAGTTTGCCCTTTGTCGCGCTTTATTGGTGTGAAGTAGAAAATGTTTCGGCAATCGCAGCTCCTGTCAAGTATGGAGCCCCAGCACTAGCTAGCACGTATCTCCGGCATCATACTGAGACACCTACCAATGTAAAATTAACACTCACCAGCTCACTTGGTATACCAGACGGGCATCCAATAGCCCGACAAGTAATCAAATATACACTCGATCCAGTCACATATCGGCCTATTCAAGTGCTATCTGAGCCTGATAATATCGAGTCTCCGGCCACTGTGACCGAGGCCACCCCACGTTTGTCGATGTTTGGATCCCCCATGGGCTCGGTCTCAAGCACAATCCATTTGCCACCCACTTCTCCGACTAAAGGCATGGAGTTGGGGATAGATTTGTCAAAGATTTTTGCATCTGGGACCGTGGAGCTTATCGACCCCCTTCCTTCCCAGTTAGCCCAAGGTCTCGACGGACGCGGGTTCAAAGATATACCTCGCGCGGCCGCTCTACTTCCAATTAATATGTATTCTCAGAATCGCAGCCGCCACAACGGAAGATTGCTACCTTACGCCGTTCTCTTGGTGGGATTAAATACGCGCCGACCCTACGACGCGGATTATGCATCATGGCTGGAAGGCATGGCTGCAAATTTGAGCAATCAGCTGACGGTAGTTCTGCAACGCGAGGCCGATATGAAACTTATTGAGGAACAAGAGAGAATAGATAAGGCAAAGACGATGTTTTTCACCAACGTTTCTCACGGTACGCATATTCTAACTCTATAACGACGGTCGCATAGACGGTGGCTAACGCAACAGCCGGAGGTAGAGCTTCGCACACCGCTGACGTTGATTCAAGCCCCATTGGAACAACTTGCCGTGAGCGAGGGCGTCAGTCGTGATCTACACTACAAGATTCATCTCGCCATGCGAAATTGCAAGCGCCTCAAAAAACTTGTCGATGTAAGCATGCTCAAGTGTTCGTATTCTGAAAATGACTGATTTGAGGACAGTCGATTATGGATATGAGCAAGCTCGAGGCTGGCAAGCTCGTAGGGAGCTTTCGCCCCGTGCAGTTGGGTCGTATTACGGCAGACTTGGCTGCGCTATTCCGGAGCATGGCAGAAAAAAAGGGGATCGAGTATCAAATCTCCTGTGATATGGAGGATGAGCCTGCTGTCTACGTTGATCTAGGTGAGTCCTTAAGATTTACTTGCTCTTATCGCGATGAGTTGAACTTAACGTTACTAGACTTATGGGAAAAGATTGTCTGTAACCTGTGCGTGCTAGTTTGTCTGGCCGGAAAGCGATCTAATTGATCCGCAGGCTTTCGAATGCATTCAAATATACATCCAAGGGCCGCGTTGGCCTAAGCGTCACGCACGATACACTATTTTCCTATGTACGAGTTAGTGACACAGGTAAAGTGGGTAGCCCGACTCTTGGATCTATTACATTAAATCCTTTCTTAGGTGTGGGCATCCCACGAGAACATATCGATGCCGTGTTTGAACGCTTTTTCCGAGTGAACAACAACGCAAGTCTAATTACGATCAACATGTAGAACTTCTGGGAACTAACACTACTTTTTAGGCGGCCGAGGGAACCGGAGTAGGACTCTCGCTTACAAAGGTTCGCATTATAACCGCAGGGTACCCTATCTGTTGTTCATGTCCTTCTTAGGAGCTCGTCTCACTTCATAGAGGTCATATGAGTTTGTCTTCCCAGACCGAGCAGGAAGCTCCAGGCGAATCAGGCAGTATATTTACCGTGACCTTGCCTCATGGTTGTGTACATCTCCCGGCTGCGCTTATTCACGAGGGTGCATCGAATATGAACGGTATCTCTCGCAGAGAAATGGAATAGTTCGTAACATTTTATTTGATTAGCTACTCGCTCACCAATACGTTCTTACAGCTGGATGGAGTTTGAGCAACCCACGCCATCATCTAACGCCTCGGCAAGCGATGAAGCAGAAAGCGCCACGTCCTCAACATTGTTTTTCGAGAAAGAAGACGTTGTGTTGGTGGTTGATGATGTAGGTTGAAATGGGTATAGCAAGGGCATATACTGACATGATATAGAACGCCGATatgcgcgcatatatccgAAAAATCTTTTCTCCTTATCTGACGGTGACCGAGGCCAGAAACGGGATTGAAGCGCTCAAGGTCGCCATGTCCCAGAAAATCAACCTGATTCTCTGGTATGTCGAATGTTAATCACGTGAAGGGTAGTGGTTCATCTTCTTTGTAGCGATGTCATGATGCCAGGAATGGATGGACCTGAAATGCTCCGGCGGCTACGTGGGGAACGAAAGACAAGGCTCTTACCGGTGATCTTTGTTACCGCTTCTGACGATGGTATGAGCTTCTCCCACATCTGCCGCAAGGAAAACAACTAAGCCATGCACAGCCAATTTGTTTGGGGGCCAGGCCGACGGCGTTGTTGACTGTATTAGCAAACCATTCAGAGTTCGAGACATGCTAGCTCGCGTACACTTACAACTACAACTTGGGAAACGTCGTGTGAGGCTTGAAGAAGACTTCGAGGTCCGGTCTCACGAGCTGCAAGTCTTGACCGATCTTTCGCCTGTAAGGAGGAAGCCTCAACTAGTCGATGCTACTGAACACGGACTCATATCTAGGTTGGGATATTTAGGGTGGATACCAATGGAAAGTGAGTGGCTTTGTTTCTACGTTACTTCGACTAAGACTCATATGGCACTCAGGCTCATGTATGTCAACCCTGCATGGCATCAAATCACCGGATTCCCCCAGGAGCGTGATCGGGATGAATGGATTGATCAGTGAGACCTTAATATTTAGTAGAATACTTGGCGTTAACTCCGCAGCAGCGTTCACCCATCAAGTAAATCAGAAATGATAAGGATTTGGAGAGCATGCTTCGAACAGGAAAAATCATCCAGTATGGTGAGAGCATTCATAAGCTAAAATCGATATGTACTCACAAATCCCCTAGCGCATACAATGGAACAGCAACTGTtggacacatgtggccatatCACCTCTGGTCTCTCCGGATGGGGCGATGTTGGGAGCCTTTGGTGCAATAACAGATATCAACGAACAGCACCGAGCGGAAGAGGCACGGATTGCTTTAGCGGAGGAAAGAGAGCATATAGCCGCGTCTAAGGCCGAGGATGCAGAAGCACAGCGCCAACTTGAGGTGAAACGTAGGAGAGCCCAAGGTCATTAGCTCATTTCTATCTTGTCTCGGTAATTATAACCTAGGTGCATCTAGAGCTTTTGATCGATGTCACGTCACACGAATTGCGGTAAGT
Proteins encoded:
- a CDS encoding RNA helicase, yielding MGIEAESQIWHVVLTNTGLPSDFQLDHNCRLPHSNFVGNIGIVGNYRMTLPNRSCPRALSKLSDGSPVSLYEDIHHARQEEYSMGLIPLPTEQHMYSFPIQGLAVNMGLGSHIPLALPPLLPPGLINDNIASRFHQEPSSNQEVLASVMFTDFQPSSRQSPQAPPASVLATEGETGIVSPVIVGMLMEVGDTPPSEEQVAEFTRSFRKDGVGKGATMIICLHCPQGSESTPTAVWIKCVAASSVSLMQARMSSSVGVRRTGGPSCFSVTTILLPVAITPQSSLAAQVYFNPRGQRGQFEDRIEFVFKDQGGTFVITRPVRAIAGTDDLVALAPIAPYQRARRARERDIYQEIINIERDDAIVPQVTYKRRLKVEGIPEDMRALLGRGRIENQIQAFKERYLPEILDIDTFQQHWSNLVHAEHIQAEIDLKEFDMDDITLQRTNNSYRLTVPGLSEKRPSVIVGDRIKLHPHSEPEKVWYMGIVREIETTTVLVAFDRRFPHAPGALYDVQFVLNPVPFQRMIQALNVTPKRPEILFPRVEDATASSIAAQNLEEPEIELYNHIIGSNDEQYNAVAKVVGLPPGSLPFIVFGPPGTGKTVTIVECISQLLNDENVRVLACAPSNSASDLLAQRLIYLRGLQTNELLRLNALWRPRVTLPEDLVEYSLINATGNSFRAPTLEQLRPYRVIVTTCSTAALLYGLGVDSGYFTHIFIDEAGQGSEPEVMIPILTMSRLDTNVVLSGDPKQLGPVIRSPVARTLGMNVSYLDRLMESPTYDEVTMRGISVVKLLQNFRSHERIISFPNEEFYRNELVAHAPASVADSLLSWNGLASPDFPVVFEAVRGEDMQEEKSPSYFNPHEASLVKEYVQGLLPFIASSRNIGIVTPYKAQVRKIRKLLKDNDIADIDIGSVEQFQGQERQVIIVSTVRSNKDLLSFDLKHTLGFVSNPKRLNVAITRAQSLLVVIGDPLVLGLDALWRRFMYFVYRSGGWKGAPFPWSPDADPDDDPATFDAAERDLRDLLRRATEVGSPSELDPIGTGNE
- a CDS encoding protein-histidine kinase, coding for MLASRDLLRHVPLISFLDAYPEPAFILCTNTLPHSSLEFMYGNHALHSILFGHDDTAVLDDQGFFSALISDQDVFWLGDPFGSRSPITPHPSRTVAGDSRKITIRPDWLPRDHTPLDLELTPTPIDLPVIIPGVGSTTHSYVFIASPRRAPMNLLRSEAHTELQLRRDPGLRLNDFPPLPSSSGTRIRSRQSKSESTSWVSQPIPYVGVADLPSRMIETFPWEKTSLGPRESWPMTLKLMIQYLMEKPIPSCIFWSWPDQVMIYNDTYAKMIGSKHPGSFGQVGRIAWGELWDMLIPVSEQCRRGKSTRKNDDQLFFNSLTELHLPEEVYHTWHWTPIWQEDGTIGGVWNSTLETTQKVIAERRLSGISELSARMSDARTQEQFGERTMEVLSRNPIDLPFVALYWCEVENVSAIAAPVKYGAPALASTYLRHHTETPTNVKLTLTSSLGIPDGHPIARQVIKYTLDPVTYRPIQVLSEPDNIESPATVTEATPRLSMFGSPMGSVSSTIHLPPTSPTKGMELGIDLSKIFASGTVELIDPLPSQLAQGLDGRGFKDIPRAAALLPINMYSQNRSRHNGRLLPYAVLLVGLNTRRPYDADYASWLEGMAANLSNQLTVVLQREADMKLIEEQERIDKAKTMFFTNVSHAPLEQLAVSEGVSRDLHYKIHLAMRNCKRLKKLVDSIMDMSKLEAGKLVGSFRPVQLGRITADLAALFRSMAEKKGIEYQISCDMEDEPAVYVDLDLWEKIVCNLLSNAFKYTSKGRVGLSVTHDTLFSYVRVSDTGVGIPREHIDAVFERFFRAAEGTGVGLSLTKELVSLHRGHMSLSSQTEQEAPGESGSIFTVTLPHGCVHLPAALIHEGASNMNGISRREMEYWMEFEQPTPSSNASASDEAESATSSTLFFEKEDVVLVVDDNADMRAYIRKIFSPYLTVTEARNGIEALKVAMSQKINLILCDVMMPGMDGPEMLRRLRGERKTRLLPVIFVTASDDANLFGGQADGVVDCISKPFRVRDMLARVHLQLQLGKRRVRLEEDFEVRSHELQVLTDLSPVGIFRVDTNGKLMYVNPAWHQITGFPQERDRDEWIDHVHPSSKSEMIRIWRACFEQEKSSSMRIQWNSNCWTHVAISPLVSPDGAMLGAFGAITDINEQHRAEEARIALAEEREHIAASKAEDAEAQRQLEVHLELLIDVTSHELRQPVSAIIQNAEVVRTNMKGLRDLLHDCKKRNMCYAPTDRMLAELEDDLQAMDSITQCGLAQARIANDVLSLSRIQLNVLSIIPTEFDIKQETSQILMVFRNELMSKDIGFELDLGRGIDIYGLQMISTDRSRYAQIITNLMSNAIRFTDMSTGSRHIKVALELSLDPPSDESCAPPPLRTGRSLSHSSMDFESNDLPVYVYVSVQDSGPGLQKEDLALLFQRFQQGSNAHHVFGGSGLGLFVCRQLCNLMGGRIEVVSHIGEGAIFRFFIKAAAAAGRIPRPPRPIGIRAKRSSSVQSKGSAVSKSSARSGHRPLPETPNLQNNRPLHVLITEDNKINQTVLARQMKRAGFTYALASNGLEAIQAIDKVDSQTETPNDLSTRKFDMDLEMPVLDGFAATREIRRREAVHSLKTRSFIIALTGNARREQVQSARDAGVDDVMIKPYQIDGLISKMRAGYQAKTDTTD